In Thermotomaculum hydrothermale, a single genomic region encodes these proteins:
- a CDS encoding citryl-CoA lyase, producing the protein MSELHWDTEITKIEPNKIQLRGYPIDYLMGKYSYPAVVYLAIKGELPDEKVAKLMETMLVSSVDHGATPPSTLAARTVASTGAPLNAAIAAGILAINKFHGGAIENCMIYLKEVKKYAEEKGIKIEDAVKEIVKEKKEKKQKIFGFGHRVHTNDPRTKKLLEEAEKAEVAGDYIKILKETEKAMEQTLGKHLPINVDGAIAGILCELDFPHQLANAFFIMARIPGLVAHIYEEQTKMKPMRKIHPTDHGYTGPTDRHLK; encoded by the coding sequence ATGAGTGAATTACACTGGGATACTGAGATTACAAAGATTGAACCTAACAAAATTCAGTTAAGGGGCTATCCAATTGACTATTTAATGGGGAAATACTCCTACCCTGCTGTTGTTTATCTTGCAATCAAAGGGGAATTGCCAGACGAAAAGGTTGCAAAACTTATGGAAACAATGCTTGTATCATCAGTTGACCACGGGGCAACCCCACCCTCCACCCTTGCCGCAAGAACAGTTGCATCAACAGGCGCACCGCTAAATGCAGCAATAGCAGCGGGAATTTTAGCAATAAACAAATTTCACGGCGGAGCAATTGAAAACTGTATGATTTACTTAAAAGAGGTTAAAAAGTACGCAGAAGAAAAAGGAATAAAAATAGAAGATGCGGTAAAAGAAATTGTAAAAGAGAAAAAGGAGAAAAAACAAAAGATTTTTGGATTTGGCCACAGAGTTCACACAAATGACCCGAGAACAAAAAAATTGCTTGAAGAGGCGGAAAAGGCAGAGGTTGCAGGGGATTACATAAAAATCTTAAAAGAAACAGAAAAGGCAATGGAACAAACCCTTGGCAAACACCTCCCAATAAATGTTGACGGTGCAATTGCCGGAATACTCTGCGAATTAGACTTCCCCCATCAACTTGCAAACGCATTCTTTATAATGGCAAGGATACCAGGCCTTGTTGCACACATATACGAAGAACAGACAAAGATGAAACCAATGCGCAAAATCCACCCAACCGACCACGGTTACACAGGCCCCACCGACAGACACCTGAAATAA
- a CDS encoding glycosyltransferase family 2 protein codes for MKISGVIITRNEEKHIFDAVKNLFEVCDEVVVVDSGSTDKTEELAKKAGAKFIFNEWPGYVEQRNFCHKVTENNWLLVLDADERLSKPLIKEIKKLKENGFDENIRGFEFLRNLYFLGKPFKNNRFNCEKKIRLYHKDYGKWEGGRVHENIKINGKVKRINKFIDHYPYPSIEFAVEKLNNYAYLKAYDKFDRGKKTNLLDLNLKIFFTFLKKYILDGKFLKGSAGFILAKIETNYTFLKYAKLYELNKNKEKKNE; via the coding sequence ATGAAAATAAGCGGTGTAATTATCACGAGAAACGAAGAAAAGCACATATTTGACGCAGTAAAAAACCTTTTTGAGGTTTGCGATGAGGTTGTTGTCGTTGACTCAGGAAGCACAGATAAAACAGAAGAATTGGCAAAAAAGGCAGGGGCAAAGTTTATTTTTAATGAATGGCCTGGCTATGTTGAGCAGAGAAACTTCTGCCACAAAGTTACAGAAAACAACTGGCTTCTTGTTTTAGATGCTGACGAAAGGCTTTCAAAACCGCTGATAAAAGAGATAAAAAAACTAAAAGAAAATGGATTTGATGAAAACATAAGGGGATTTGAATTCTTAAGAAACCTTTACTTTTTAGGAAAACCGTTTAAAAACAACAGGTTTAACTGCGAAAAAAAGATAAGGCTATACCACAAAGATTACGGCAAGTGGGAAGGCGGGAGAGTTCACGAAAACATAAAAATTAATGGCAAGGTTAAAAGGATAAATAAATTCATAGACCATTACCCCTATCCTTCAATTGAATTTGCAGTTGAAAAACTGAATAACTATGCTTACCTTAAAGCCTATGATAAATTTGATAGAGGCAAAAAAACAAACCTTTTAGATTTAAACTTAAAAATATTCTTCACATTTTTGAAAAAATACATACTTGACGGAAAGTTTTTAAAGGGAAGTGCGGGGTTTATTCTTGCAAAGATAGAAACCAATTACACATTTTTAAAGTATGCAAAACTTTACGAATTAAATAAAAACAAGGAGAAGAAAAATGAGTGA